In Thermosynechococcus sichuanensis E542, a single genomic region encodes these proteins:
- a CDS encoding CPP1-like family protein, producing MNKDQFAMSDNPYEKLQVPEDASFEQIKEARDALLAAHSGDERQRTEIEAAYDAILMDRLRQRQEGKIKVPERIRYAEQLNEPALAKPNRIANHPALQWWQQQLDTPNLRGIAITSTVYAVLMAIGLSQANPDTLALVLSLGVGFNLVWLQRKEQRLGRAFLITLLALILGAMIAVGIYQLGLPGVFLNVDQLVGVGVFVTFWLTSNFLR from the coding sequence ATGAACAAAGATCAATTTGCCATGAGTGACAACCCCTACGAAAAGCTGCAAGTGCCGGAAGACGCTTCTTTCGAACAAATCAAGGAAGCGCGGGATGCGCTATTAGCAGCTCATTCGGGGGATGAACGGCAGCGTACCGAAATTGAAGCAGCCTACGATGCAATTTTGATGGATCGGCTGCGGCAACGCCAAGAGGGCAAAATCAAAGTGCCCGAGCGCATTCGCTATGCTGAGCAGCTCAATGAACCGGCGCTAGCGAAGCCAAATCGCATTGCAAATCATCCCGCCCTTCAGTGGTGGCAGCAACAGTTAGACACCCCCAACCTGCGGGGCATTGCCATTACCTCAACGGTCTATGCCGTTCTGATGGCGATCGGGCTATCTCAAGCGAACCCAGATACCTTAGCATTGGTGCTGTCCCTGGGGGTTGGCTTTAACCTCGTATGGTTGCAACGCAAAGAACAACGCCTTGGCCGTGCCTTTTTGATCACCCTCCTTGCCTTGATATTGGGCGCGATGATCGCCGTGGGCATTTACCAACTGGGTCTGCCAGGGGTCTTCCTCAATGTGGATCAACTGGTGGGCGTTGGGGTTTTCGTCACCTTTTGGCTCACCAGCAATTTCCTGCGCTAG
- the dnaN gene encoding DNA polymerase III subunit beta, producing the protein MKVVCSQSVLSSKLAPLSRVAPSNPSHPILANILLQAEGGRLGLSVFDLSLGMQIWLDAEVKVPGAITVSAKLFSEMVSRMPNRDIEITAEDTRVILDYGSGFFEIQGMRAEEFPALPTLEDVTPVTLTAEALRRGLQGSLFAASTDETKQILTGLHVTFEVDRLEFAATDGHRLAVTVTEQPVPEALSPITIPAKSLKDLERLMAKQEGDVALRCDPTQVVFDIGNDARITSRLLEGQYPNYRQLIPKTFARQVTVERSALADALERVAILAAQKNNVVKINIDADAQELKLSAEAPQLGSGEENVPAQISGESMEVAFNVKYLLEGLKVMNSSDVQLQLNGETQPAILLPLGEAQMKYLVMPIQIRG; encoded by the coding sequence ATGAAAGTTGTTTGTTCACAATCGGTTCTCAGTAGTAAGCTTGCTCCCTTGAGTCGCGTTGCTCCTAGCAATCCGTCGCACCCGATTTTGGCGAATATTCTGCTGCAAGCTGAGGGTGGCCGCCTCGGACTTTCCGTCTTTGATCTCAGTTTGGGGATGCAAATCTGGCTCGATGCAGAGGTGAAAGTGCCGGGGGCGATTACCGTTTCCGCCAAGCTCTTTAGTGAGATGGTATCGCGGATGCCCAACCGTGATATAGAAATCACAGCGGAAGATACGCGGGTAATCCTCGACTATGGCAGCGGCTTTTTCGAGATTCAGGGGATGAGGGCTGAGGAATTTCCTGCATTGCCGACGTTAGAGGATGTGACACCGGTAACTTTGACGGCAGAGGCGTTGCGGCGGGGCCTGCAGGGGAGTTTGTTTGCGGCCAGTACCGATGAAACCAAGCAAATTCTCACCGGGTTGCACGTGACCTTTGAAGTGGATCGCTTGGAGTTTGCCGCTACCGATGGCCACCGCCTTGCCGTTACCGTAACGGAACAGCCTGTGCCAGAAGCCCTCTCGCCGATTACGATTCCGGCAAAATCCCTCAAGGATCTAGAGCGGCTGATGGCGAAACAAGAGGGAGATGTAGCCCTGCGCTGTGACCCCACCCAAGTGGTGTTTGATATTGGCAACGATGCTCGCATCACCAGCCGTCTGCTAGAGGGGCAGTACCCCAATTACCGCCAACTGATTCCCAAAACCTTTGCTCGTCAAGTCACTGTTGAGCGATCGGCGCTAGCAGATGCCCTAGAACGGGTGGCAATTCTTGCCGCTCAAAAGAATAACGTGGTCAAAATCAACATTGATGCGGATGCCCAAGAACTCAAACTCTCCGCTGAGGCGCCGCAATTGGGAAGTGGGGAAGAGAATGTGCCGGCTCAGATTTCTGGGGAGTCGATGGAGGTGGCCTTCAATGTCAAATATCTTCTCGAAGGACTGAAGGTGATGAATAGCTCAGACGTGCAACTGCAACTCAACGGCGAAACCCAGCCCGCGATCCTTCTCCCCCTTGGAGAAGCACAGATGAAATACTTGGTGATGCCGATTCAAATTCGCGGCTAG